The genomic DNA ACCGCGATGCACGACGAGCACGGCGTGGATGTTCGCGCCCGAAGCAGCAAGCCGATCGGCCATCTTGCTGAGTGCGGTGGTGTCAACGAGCTTGTCGTCGTCGCCCGCGGCGATGTTCCAACCGTCGTCTCGCGAGGTTGCCGCGGCGAAGCCTTCGATCGGATATGCGCGCGCTGACCCGCCGAGTGAGGCAAGCGCATTGCCAGCAAAAACCAAGGTGAACTCACGGCGCTTCATGGCACGTTGACTGCGGAAGGTGCACCGATCTTAAGCGGCGAAGGCTGTTGCGTCGATTGCCTGCTCGTCCCAGTGAGCGATCCTGTACCGCCTTGAAATAGGACTGGAGCATCTCCGAAGCACCCGTTCGCGATTGACAGCTTGTGGCCGTTAAGAGTCGGCAGTACCTTTCAGACCGGCCGGTGGCGTAGTGACCGCCGCGAAGGTTCGATGGCCGCTTCGTGGCCGAGACTGTGAACATGAGGGACCAAGGACGACCGGCTGGACACGCTGCGAAGCCGCCGTCGTCTGCCGCCTCAAAGCGCCCAACGCCGCTCTGCTGCCGCTGGCCAGCGCCGTCTCCGCCAGCACCAAGACACCTCCAACTCTCAAGGGCGCAACCCCGCCATCGCAAACGCCACCACATGCCGCCGATAGCGATCGACAGCCTTCCCCTCCCCCAGATCCCGCGCGAAGATCGACGACAGCGTGAGCCGATTGGAGAAGAAGAAGTACGACATGCCGGCAACGGAGATATAGAACTCCACCGGATCGATTCCGCGCCGAAACACCTTCGCCGCAATCCCGCGCTGCAGCGTCTGCGCAATCAATTCGATCAACGGCGAGTTGGTCTCCCGGATCGCGCGCGAGTCGCGCACATGCATCGCGCCGTGCGCGTTCTCATGATTCAACAGTCCGATGAAATCCGGATGCCGCGCCAGGTAGTCGAAAGAAAAGCCGATCAGCGCCGCCATTGCCTCGGCCGGCTGCATGTCGCCGAGCTTGAGTTCCTTCTCGAGCGATCGGATCTCGGTGTAGACCTCTTCCAGCGCCGCGCGGTACAGGTCTTCCTTGCTGCCGAAGTAGTAGTAGATCAGCTGCTTGTTGGCGCCCGCGCGCGCGGCGATCTCGTTGACGCGCGCGCCCGCCAGGCCCTTGGCCGCGAACTCGGCGCGCGCCGCGGCGAGGATCGCGTTGCGCGCAGCGCGCTGGTCGCCCTCGGTCGGGACAGCGGTGGTTGCGGTGGATCGGCGGGTGGACATGCGTGGACTTCGCTTCGAAGTGCACGGATTATCCGCGCACCCTGCGCGCCGGACCCGGCCACCGGGCGCCAGCGTGTCAGAGCTGATGACCGCGCTTCGCCATGAACTCGCGCATCTTCTGCGCAGGCTCGCCGGACGCATAGGACGTGCGATGCGCGCGGATCGCGGCGTCGATGGTGCGTTCGAACGCGTCCTGCGTCATCTCCGCGAACCAGGCGCGGTCGAGCCGCATGGCCAGGGGTGCCTTGGCGGCCAGTTCGCTCGCAATGGCAAGCGACTTCGCCATGACCTGGTCCGCCGGCACGACATGGTGAAGCAAGCCGATGCGTGCGGCTTCGTCCGCGTCCATCATCCGTCCCGTGAGCGTGAGTTCGACGGTGCGCGACATGCCCAGGATCTCTTTCATGATCCACGGGCCGGTGATGCTGGCGATGCCGCTGTTGATCTCGGGCTGCCCCATCGTCACACCCGGATGGCCGACGCGGATATCGCCGAGCAGCGCCACCTGAAAGGCCGAGCCGGCGGCCACGCCATTCAACGCCATCACGATCGGCTTCGACAACGATCGGAGGATGCCGTAGTAGGCCTCCCATTCGCGGATCCAGGCTTCGGCGCGATCGGCGTCGAAATCGTGCGCCTCGTTCAAGTCCTGCCCGGCCGAGAAGGCGCGCTCGCCGGCGCCGGTCATGATGACGGCACCGACCGAGTCATCCTGATCGAAGGCGCGCAGCGCCTCCATGATCTCGGCGCGCATTTCGCGGTTCCACGCGTTGAGGCAGGCCGGGCGGTCGAGCGTGATGATGCCCACGCGACCTTCGAGGCGGGTGGTGATGTGTTGATGTTGCATGGCGGTAGGCCTCTCAGAGCTGTCGGTGGGAGATGAACTTGGTATTCAGGAAACTTTCGAGCGCCTCGGTGCCGCCTTCGGATCCGAAGCCCGAATCCTTGATGCCGTTGAACGGCACCTCGGCATAGGCGAGGCCGTACTCGTTGATGGTCACCATGCCTGCCGCGATGCGTGAGCCCAGCTCCGAAGCCTTGCGCTGCGAACGCGTGAAGGCATAGGCCGCAAGTCCATAAGGCAGACGATTGGCCTCGGCGACGGCATCGTCGAGCGTGTCGAATCGATTGACCAGCGCGAGCGGACCGAAGGGCTCTTCGTTCATGGCCGCGGCGCCGGCCGGCACATTCGCCAGCACGGTCGGCTGCCAGAACGCACCGGTGCCCGGCAGTTGCTCCCCGCCGCACAGCAGGCGCGCGCCGACCAACAGGGCGTCGTCGGTGAGTCGCCGCATGGCCGTCACGCGGCGTGCGTTGGCGAGCGGGCCCATTGTCACGCCCTCGTCCGTTCCGCGGCCGACGCGCAGCGAGTTCGTCTTTTCGACGAAGCGCGCACAGAACGCATCGAACACGGCGGCCTCGACGAGAATGCGTGTCGGCGCGATGCAGCTCTGGCCTGCGTTGTGGAACTTGTGCTCGGCAAGCATCCGCGCCGCATGGTCGACATCGGCATCCGCACAGACGATGGCCGGCGCATGGCCGCCGAGTTCCATCGTGACGCGCTTCATGTGCGCGCCGGCCAACGCGGCCAGCTGCTTGCCGACGGCGGTCGATCCGGTGAAGGTCACGGCGCGCATCGACGGATGCGGAATCAGGAACGCCGAGATGTCGGCGGGCCGGCCGAAGAGCAGGTTCAGCACGTCCGGCGGCAGGCCGGCGTCGATGAATGCTTCGACCAGCGCGACGACCGAGGACGGCGCTTCCTCGGCGCCCTTGAGGATCACCGAGCATCCGGCGGCCAGCGCAGCGGCCACCTTGCGCACCGCCTGCGAGACGGGGTAGTTCCAGGGCGTGAAGGCCGCGACGGGACCGACCGGCTCGCGCACTGCCATCTGCACGGTGTGCGCGTGACGCGGCGCAATCACGCGGCCGTAGACGCGCCGGCCTTCTTCGGCAAACCATCGGATCACTTCGATCGACCCGCGGATTTCAGAATGCGCCTCGGCGAGCGGCTTGCCCTGCTCGCGCGTGATGAGGCGCGCCACGTCGTCGGCGCGTTGCTGCAGGCGTTCCGCCGCGGCGTCGAGCATGGCCGAGCGCTCTCGCGCAGGCGTGGCCTGCCAGCGCGCGAAGCCGCGCACTGCCGAAGCCACCGCGCGCTCAACGTCCGATCGCGTCGCGCAAGCCACACGTGCGACACATTGACTGTCCGCAGGATCGTGAACGTCGAGCGTCGCGCCGTCGCTGGCTTGCGTCCATTCACCGGCGATGAAGAGTCGAAGAAGATCGGGAGATGTCATTGGAATGCCTCGCTGCCTTGGCTGGTTGCGGCGCGCGTGTCGGTGCAACCTTCGACATCGCGCGGCAGCAGATGCTTCATCAGCCGCTGGCTCGGTGTGTACTGGAAGCTGTCGACGAAGGCGATGTAGCGCGGAAACTGATGCTTGCCGAGGCGCGGCCGCAGCCAGGCCGAGAGTTCGCCGGCGTCGAGGTTCGCGCCCGGCTTGCGCTGGACGAAGAGCTTGGCTTCCTGCTCGCCGATCTCGGCGCTCACGCCGATGACGGCCGCGTCCTCGATGGCCGGGTGGCCCTTGACGACGTGTTCGATCTCCCAAGCCGAAACGTTCTCGCCGCGCACGCGCAGGCTGTCGACCGTGCGGCCGAGGAAATAGAGCCGGCCTTCGGCGTCGGTCTTGCCGAGGTCGCCGGTCCAGAGCTCGCCATGGCGCAGCGCCTTAGCCGTGGCCTCGGGGTTGCGGTAGTAGCCGGCGAACAGCGCACCGGCGGCGCGCTCGGACACCACGATCTCGCCAGGCTCGCCGGCAGCAAGCGCCTGCCCTTGTGCATTGCAGATGCGGAAATCCAGCCACGGCACGGGCAGCCCGACCGCGCCGGGCGTGCGATCGAGGTTGCAGGTCGTGAAGCTCGACGCCTCGGTCATGCCGTAGCACTCGTTCAGGCGCAGACCGAAGCGCTGTTCGAAGGGTGCCCAGTCCTTGGCCGGCAGCCCCGCGCCCCACGCGACGCGGACGCGA from Variovorax sp. PBL-E5 includes the following:
- a CDS encoding enoyl-CoA hydratase/isomerase family protein; translation: MQHQHITTRLEGRVGIITLDRPACLNAWNREMRAEIMEALRAFDQDDSVGAVIMTGAGERAFSAGQDLNEAHDFDADRAEAWIREWEAYYGILRSLSKPIVMALNGVAAGSAFQVALLGDIRVGHPGVTMGQPEINSGIASITGPWIMKEILGMSRTVELTLTGRMMDADEAARIGLLHHVVPADQVMAKSLAIASELAAKAPLAMRLDRAWFAEMTQDAFERTIDAAIRAHRTSYASGEPAQKMREFMAKRGHQL
- a CDS encoding NAD-dependent succinate-semialdehyde dehydrogenase; its protein translation is MTSPDLLRLFIAGEWTQASDGATLDVHDPADSQCVARVACATRSDVERAVASAVRGFARWQATPARERSAMLDAAAERLQQRADDVARLITREQGKPLAEAHSEIRGSIEVIRWFAEEGRRVYGRVIAPRHAHTVQMAVREPVGPVAAFTPWNYPVSQAVRKVAAALAAGCSVILKGAEEAPSSVVALVEAFIDAGLPPDVLNLLFGRPADISAFLIPHPSMRAVTFTGSTAVGKQLAALAGAHMKRVTMELGGHAPAIVCADADVDHAARMLAEHKFHNAGQSCIAPTRILVEAAVFDAFCARFVEKTNSLRVGRGTDEGVTMGPLANARRVTAMRRLTDDALLVGARLLCGGEQLPGTGAFWQPTVLANVPAGAAAMNEEPFGPLALVNRFDTLDDAVAEANRLPYGLAAYAFTRSQRKASELGSRIAAGMVTINEYGLAYAEVPFNGIKDSGFGSEGGTEALESFLNTKFISHRQL
- a CDS encoding TetR/AcrR family transcriptional regulator, giving the protein MSTRRSTATTAVPTEGDQRAARNAILAAARAEFAAKGLAGARVNEIAARAGANKQLIYYYFGSKEDLYRAALEEVYTEIRSLEKELKLGDMQPAEAMAALIGFSFDYLARHPDFIGLLNHENAHGAMHVRDSRAIRETNSPLIELIAQTLQRGIAAKVFRRGIDPVEFYISVAGMSYFFFSNRLTLSSIFARDLGEGKAVDRYRRHVVAFAMAGLRP